The Polaribacter sp. HaHaR_3_91 genomic sequence CATAACAAATTCCGGCAATATTAAATTTGTCTTCCATTAACATTTTACAAGCGTATCCTATTCTTATTTCTGTAACGTATCTAGAGAACGTTTTTTTATTTATACGTTTAAAATAGCGACTAAAAGCAGCTGTATTCATGTTAGCAATAGAAGCAGCGGTTTCTAAATTAATTTCTTTATTGAAGTTTTTAAATATGTAAGCTTGTACTTTATCTTGTATATCACTTTTAGTAGATTTAAAAGAATTAACAAACCCATCACTGGCTAATTTTTTTGTAGATGTGTGTTTTGCTAGTTTATCTAATATAATTAAAAATGAGATTGTTTTATTAAATCCTTCTAAATCAAGCATTTTTTTAATATCGGTGATAAGGCTAGTATCTACATTTAAGAACTTTATACCATACTTAGCTCTTTCAAAAAGGGCTAATATATGCTTCATTTCTGAAGCTTCAAAAAATGAATCTCCCAAATAGTTTTGCTTAAAATGAATCGCAATAGCTTTTACTAATTTGGTGGCGTTTTGATTAAAATAATCATCACTATTCACCCACATGTGAGGTAGGTTTTTACCAATTAGGATTACATCTCCAACATTAAACTTTTCAATACTATCACCAATGAAACAAGTACCTTCACTTTTTAAGATCACCACTAATTCGAATTCGGCATGATAATGCCATATTTTTAAAAAATAAGGGTATTCATTTACTTTTGTAGTTAAAGAGCTATTACTAATACTGCTTCTATCTAAGCGGTGTAATTTCATGAAAAAAATATTTTGTATAAAAAAACAGAAATTTAATACCCTAATAAAGGTACTAAATTTCTGTTATAATTAAAAAAATAAAATATTAGTATAAGAAAAATGTAGTCATTATTGTTTGCTATTTTATTAAATGGTTCGGCAAGTTTTTAACATGTTCGCAGCATAATTGCTCCATAACTTGCTGAAATTCTCGTTTCATTAAAGAAATGGTATGGTTACCACCTTCTTTTCCTAATGCACCAACACCATACATAAAACTACGTCCCATAAATGTAAATTCTGCTCCGTTAGCCATCGCTCTTGCAATATCTGGACCTCCACGCAGGCCTGAATCGACCATTATTTTTATTTCATTCTTAAACTTTTTAGCCAAATGCGTCATTGGTACAATAGAAGATTGACCAGCGTCTAGTTGCCTTCCTCCATGATTAGATACAATTAATCCATCTACACCTAAGTTAATGGCTTTTTGTGCATCCATTTCATTTACAACACCTTTTATGACTAATTTACCTTTCCATTGGTCTCTTATAGAAGCAATTCGGTCTTCATTTAATCGACCTGAAAAAGTTACATCCATAAATTCACCTAATTTTTTTAAATTTAATCCTTTAGGCATATACTTTTCCATGGTTTTAAAAGCAGGTTGTCCATGAATTAAAGTCTGTATAGCCCAATCTGGTTTTTTAAATACTTCAAGAATATTTTTTACACTCATAGATGGAGGCATTGCTAAGCCGTTTCTAACATCTCTTGGTCTATAACCAAATGTAGGTACATCTGCTAAAATAACTAAGACATCTGTTCCTGCATTTGCAGCTCTATCTAACAAATCTCTTTTAACACTTTCTTCTGCAGGATGGTATAATTGAAACCAAGATTTTCCTTCTGTTAATTCTGCTACGCGCTCAATACTAGAAGTAGTAACAGTACTTAAGATAAAAGGAACATTATGATCAAAGGCTGCTTTTGCTAAAATTTCTGGAGAATTTGGCCACATTAGCCCTTGAAGTCCAACTGGTGAAATTCCAAAAGGGGCATCATATTCATGACCAAATAATTCTGTTTTTAAATTAGATTTATCAAACTTTGATAAATATTGAGGCATTAACTCTATTTTCTGAAGGTCAGTACGATTTTTATCTAAATTAATATCTTCGTTACATCCACCATCTAAATACTCAAAAGCAAATTTTGGCATTTTAACCATTGCTCTTTTTCTTAAATCTGTTACAGAAGGATATTTAGGGTTTATTTTTATTTCCATTTTTTTATTTATAAATTTTCATTGTTCTGTATCCATAAAGTGCTATAAAACAGAAACAGATAAAAGGTAAAATAAATGAAAAGTTGACTCCCGTAAATGGACCAATTTTTTCCATATCTATCATTGAACCTTGTAATATTGGCATTAAAGCGCCACCTACAATTGCCATAACCAAACCTGCAGCTCCAAGAGCCGAATCCTCTTCACTTAATCCGTCTAAAGCAATTCCGTAAATTGTAGGGAACATTAAAGACATAAATGCTGAGGTTGCAACTAGCATATATAAACCAGCCATTCCTTCAA encodes the following:
- a CDS encoding AraC family transcriptional regulator, whose product is MKLHRLDRSSISNSSLTTKVNEYPYFLKIWHYHAEFELVVILKSEGTCFIGDSIEKFNVGDVILIGKNLPHMWVNSDDYFNQNATKLVKAIAIHFKQNYLGDSFFEASEMKHILALFERAKYGIKFLNVDTSLITDIKKMLDLEGFNKTISFLIILDKLAKHTSTKKLASDGFVNSFKSTKSDIQDKVQAYIFKNFNKEINLETAASIANMNTAAFSRYFKRINKKTFSRYVTEIRIGYACKMLMEDKFNIAGICYESGFKNISNFNRQFKIVMNATPSNYLKKYRSKISGQ
- a CDS encoding alpha-hydroxy acid oxidase; this encodes MEIKINPKYPSVTDLRKRAMVKMPKFAFEYLDGGCNEDINLDKNRTDLQKIELMPQYLSKFDKSNLKTELFGHEYDAPFGISPVGLQGLMWPNSPEILAKAAFDHNVPFILSTVTTSSIERVAELTEGKSWFQLYHPAEESVKRDLLDRAANAGTDVLVILADVPTFGYRPRDVRNGLAMPPSMSVKNILEVFKKPDWAIQTLIHGQPAFKTMEKYMPKGLNLKKLGEFMDVTFSGRLNEDRIASIRDQWKGKLVIKGVVNEMDAQKAINLGVDGLIVSNHGGRQLDAGQSSIVPMTHLAKKFKNEIKIMVDSGLRGGPDIARAMANGAEFTFMGRSFMYGVGALGKEGGNHTISLMKREFQQVMEQLCCEHVKNLPNHLIK